The Haloarcula sp. H-GB4 genome segment CGACTTCGAACCCGATGACTTCCTGCAGGATTTCGAGGACGGCCTGCGCGCTCTTGGGGTCGACCAGATAGCCCGACGTCTCGCCCATGAGGCAACTGGCCGGCACGTCCCGTCGTTTGCTCAGGCCCAGCAGCAGGCCGGAGACGCCGACGATGCCGCCGGCCGGTTCGTCCTCGCGGAAGGCCACACCAGCGTCCTCCAGCGTTTCCTTGAAATCCTCGGTCGTCGTCGCACCGAGCACGTCGTACTCCTCGATGAGTTCGCCAGTTGGGACGCCGCCGAGAGCGAACACCCGCTGGACGCCGAACTCGTCAGCGATGTCGAGGAACGTGTCGGTCAGGCCGTAGTGGCCCTGGTTGTCCTGTGCCTGGTGGTCCCCGGAGAGTACGAGCAGGTCCTGCCCCTCGTCGGGGGTGACGGCGTGGAATTCAGCGCAGGCGAGCTGTGCCTGTCCGTCATCGATACTGACCTGCGGTGGGAAATGCGTCGAGTAGACGCGGCGGACAAGCTCGCTTTCGAGCTCCTCCAGTAGATGCTCTGCGGCAAGTTTCCCGACGTGGCCGACGCCGGGCAAGCCCTCGACCAGTACTGGTTCGTTGAGGTCGGGGTCCGCTACGCGCTCGATGTCGAATTCGTCCATACGGCTTATTCGCGGCTGCGGCGCTTAAGAGAACGTCGATACTCGCCGTAGCTATCTTCAGGAGAGAACGGTGCGGGTGCGCTGTTGACCGCTCCGGCCCCGCATTCGGGACAGGTATCATCCAGCGTGTACACCGGCCGGTCGTGTTCGGACTCCCAGATGGCACAGACGTGGATATCCGATTTCATCGGTGGTGAATCACTGGAGCGATAACCGGCTTACTCGTCGTCTTCGCTGCGTTCGCGGTGGAACTGCCCTGACCCACCGTGTTGCTCAACGACCGTCGCGGCGCGGTCCGCGCTCTCTTCGAGCGCGTCCTCGGCGGTCTTGTAGTCGGGCGCTTGCACCTGAACCCGGTACTCGGGCGAGCCGACGTAGGTCACTTCGAGCTCAATCTCTTCGGGAATCTTGCCGTTGCCCTCCGCAGCTTGGAGCGCTTCCTTGATGATGTCGACGCCGTCGCTTTCGGGACAGGACAGGTCAACGTAGCCGGTGACCTGTACGTACGGCACGGAGACGTTGTTCCGGGCCGTCTGGACGATGGCGTCAATCTCCTCTTCGGAGAGGTCAACGTCTTCGAGGGCGTCCTTGCCGTGGATCGCCGCTGACTCGAACCCGTCGTACATCGAGCCGAACTCCGCCAACAGCTCGTTGGCGATGGCAGCATAGGTCTCGTCGTCCAGATCCTCGCCGAAGGCCAGTTCCATCCAGTTGTCGGCCTTCTGCTCATTTTTCCACTCCTGGATCTTCTCTTTTCGCTGGTGGTCGTTGACGTCCTTGATTGAGAGGTCGATCTGCTGGGCGCTCTCGTCGACGTCAAGCACCTTGGCAACGACTGTCTGCCCTTCGTTGACGTGGTCGCGGACGTTCTTGATCCATCCGCTGGCGACCTCGGAGATGTGACAGAGGCCGCGCTTGCCTTCGTACTCGTCGAGGTCGACGAAGACGCCGAAGTCCTCGATCTCGTCGATCTTGCCGACGACGAGTTCGCCCGGTTCGGGCCAGCCGCTGTATTTCATCCTATCGGGCCTCGACGACGGCGGTCACTTCGCCTTCGATGTCGGCCTTGCCGCCCGTCGGGCGGGCGATAGTGTGGCCACAAACGGCACACGAAACTTCGCTCGCGGCCTTCTCGAAGAGACTCTGTTCGTTCTCGCAGTCGGGACATTCGACGGTGATGAAGCTTCCTGCCATTGTTACTCCTGGAACTCCAGTCGGCCGGCGCGCCATCCTTCGCGGAGGTGGGCCTTCCCACACTCGCCACAGCGGTACTTGAGGTCCGTCTTCTTGGTGGGCTTGTCGCCACCCGGGACCTTCGAGAACTTCCCGTCGTTCCCGATACCGGAATTACGCTCGCGCTGGCGGTCGATCCACTTCATGCCCGTCTGGCGGCCGCTGCGGACTTTCTCGACCTCGTGTTCCTGATGCTCGTTACAGTGCGGACAGTACGTATTGAATCGTCGTGGCATCTGCATAGATATCGGCCTTACCGAGCGATTTGACGTGGCCGCTTAAAACCCGTTTGGTTCGCACCTGCTGTGTGCCCCACAGTACCGTCCCTGCCGCGTGACTATCCGCAACATTCGGTCCGTCCGCGCTCTGCCACAGCGCTGGCTACTGGAACCGGGCTGACGGCCCACTTGATTCGATTCGGACAGCTCCATACACACCTGACTCCGAACCCGAGAGCAGTTCGAGATTCACCGCTTCACCAGCAGAGAATGAATCCAGCTTCGTCGCCAGTTCGTCGTCGATGTAGTCCACAATCTCGTAGGTTTCGTCGGCTTCGACGTCCCGGAGTTCCATCCGTCCGTCATCGTCCATCGGGCTGACAACGACTGAGGCCCGCTCGCACGACCGCTGCTGTTGTTTCAACATACACGACTGTCGCGATTCCGGATATATAAACCTCGGCTATCAGGCTGTTAAGCATCTAGACACGACCAGTAACAATATAAGGACATTCTAGTTACAGGTACTCCCTGTCGATTGGTGCGCTGTGTCGCAATCGCCTTCGAAGTCACTAAGTACGCTGTTGGCAAAGAAACGGGCATGAAGAAGCTCATTATCCACGGCGACCCGGGGCTGCGAAAGGGCGGCCGCATCGAATACGAGGACGAGGAGTACGAGGTGTTCTCGGTCTCGCGGCAGGGTGACTGGCACGGCCCGGACCGGCCACAGCTCTGGTGTACTATCGGCTCGGAAGACGAGGAGGAGACGTTCAAACGGCAGGAGTACATCCCGATGCACCTGGATACAGACGACATCGAGGCCGAGGCCGTCACCGTCCACCGCGAGCGCGCGCCGCCGAACGCTGAGTCCTGAGCGGCCCGTATCGTACCTGAAATCGCCGTTCGCCCACAGTAACCCGTTCCTTTTTCAGAAGTACTTCGGTCGGACCTGATAGATCGTGACGCCGTCGGTTCGCTTTGCTACGGTGACGCCCTGTAGCTGGTCGACAGTCACCTCGCCGTAGCGGGCTCGTTCGGCCGGGCCGACGTAGACGTAGCGCACGTCATACGCTTCGAGGAGTCGGCGTTGCTCTGTGGCGTCCCCGGTGTAAATCGTCTCCACGTCGTCGACACGACGGTTGTACACCGTGTCATTGCGGTACTGGGCCTCGTGGGTCCAGCCCGCGACGGTCGGTAGTCCGGTCAGGCTCGACGGCGCGCTTGCGCCCTTGCCCTCGTTGGCATTCCACTCATAGTCAGCAGGGGCGGCTGTGACAATGGTTGGCCGGCCCTCCGTTGTCGCATCGAGCCATCGAATCGCTTCGGCTTCTTCGGGATGGTCGTCGTCGAGGTACGCCAGCCCGTCCAGCGTTGGGTCGTCAGCGGCAGCAACGTGGTTCGAGAGTGCGAACACACCGTACAGGGACGCTGAACAGACCAGCAGGGCGACGAACGCGCGGACGCCGATGCCTGCCCACGCTCGCGCGCGGTCGCCGGTCGGCCGCCAACGAGTGAGCAGCCACGCCAGCACGGGGCCGGCGGCGGCTCCCCAGAGCACCCACACCTGCATATACGTCTTGAACACGGTGTTCATCCGGCCGATGTTCTCCCTGACGAAGACGAATTCGACGAGGAAAACGAGGCCTGCGCCGGCGAGAATCAGCACGGCTTCGAAGCCAACGGGCCGGTCGCCGCCGTCAGCGAGCGCCGGGACCGCGTCGACGGTGCGGTCAAGTGTCGGCGAGCGCGCGAACAGCCACGCGCCGACCAGTAACGGGGTAAGCAAGCCGACCGCTGCGATGTCAAGTGTCGCGGCGAGCGCCGCCGTTCCGACGGTCACGAGGCCGACGATGCGGGCTGTACTCCGCCCGACGGCACGGCCGGTCTGTGCATACAGGTACAGCCAGAACGGGACGACGAACAGGCCGTGGACGGCCAGGAGCTCAAGCAACGAGGTCCGGTCGGGCAGGACCGCAATCTCGCGGCCGCTCGCCGGGCCGAGCCAGAACGGGAGCGACCAGAGCAGTCCCAGCGCGAGGACGCCGCCAGCGACGGCCAGTCCCATCCCGATTCGGATACCCTCCTGGCCCGGTCCGTTCAGTCGGAGTCGCTGTCCGATAGCATCCGGGAGGAGCGTCGTCGGATCGGCCGGTGCGACGGTGACAGTCAGCAGGGCCAGCCCGCCCATCGACGGGAACGACCACGTGTTCGTCACGGCCATGATGCCCGCGATGGCCGGGAGTGCACCGAAAAGCAGTGCCAGCCGCCGTCGACGCTCGGCGGCCGGTGTCTGGTAGTAGCTGAAACAGAGCGCGGCAGCGAGCAATAGGAAACCCGTGCTCATCATATGGGCGTGCATATCTCCGTTGAGCCAGGAGAACAGTGGGAACTCATCGATGACCAGCGCAGCACCGGGTTCGTACGTACCGAAATCAGATGCCGTGTCCTCGATGACACGGCTCGCGTCCCAGTAGCTGAACGAATCCGGCCCTGCTGCAAGCCCCTTCAGTTCGTAACCCGCCCGCTCGGCGACTGTCTGGCGCAGCCCACCCGGCAGGAGCCAGACGACGAACCTGGCGGGCGTCGACAGATTGCTCGCGATGCCGACACAAAACGCCGTGAGGCCGGCGGCCAGCTGTCGCGGGAGGCCGCGCTCGCTCGCGACAGCGCCCGCCAGTCCGTACGCCGCCGTGACCAGCGTCGCATAAAAGCCCGCCAGCGCGAGATTGTACGCGAACTGTCCGGCGGTGCCCGTTATTCTGGTGAGAATCGCCGCAATGAGATGCCCACCGTAGTAGTACGCGACCGACTCGCCGGCGAACCACATGTCCTCTAGCGGGAGGCTGTCAGCCCGTACGAGCGACTGCAACAGGCCGAAATCGAGGAACTTCTCGCCGCCGATTGGGACAATTGCTGGGTCAAGCGCTCGGATGCCGACGACGAACAGGAACGCGACCGTGAACACGCCGGCCGTCTCCGCGTACATTCGGGCGTTCGGTCCACTGTCGCTCCGCCAGACAGCCAGTGTACTCACAGCGAGCACGGCAACGCCGAGCCAGATGCCAAGCGTCAGCGAGAGGCGGCCGAGGAAATAGGTGATCAGCCACAGTATCGAGACGGCGACCGGGACGCCGAAGGCGAGTCCGTGGTCGGCAAAGCGTGGGAACAATAGTCTGGCGACGGTCCCGCCGGCGTACAGTAATAGAAGGTAGAGGGCGAGCCAGATGGCGAGGAGCCCGTATTCCATCAGTGAAGGGACCGGTTCGCTGGCCTATACGCTTTTTCGTTGCTCCCGCGGTTATCAACTGACTAGGGACCGGTAGCTTCGAACTGTTTTTACTTCCGCCTGTCCGACTACTCGGCAATGTCGCGTTCCGTCGGGGTTGTCCTTCCAGCCTACCGTCCCGACATGGATCAGCTCGGGACCTATATCGCCGCCATCGACGATGCCCTTGCCCCGCAGACAATTGTTGTCGAGCTTGATGCGCCACGAGACGGCGTCCCTGCACAGCTCCGTTCGCTCCCAGCCGAGGTGCACACCGTGCCCTATCGCCGTGGGAAAGGCGCAGCAATCACCGCTGGGTTCGAACGGTTGGAGACCGATGTGCTGGCGTTTGTCGACGCCGATGGGTCGACACCGGTCCGCTCGCTCGAACGGATACTGGACCCGGTCACCGACGGCCAAACGGACCTCGCTGTGGGCTCCCGTCGTCACCCGGACGCGACGGTCGCCACCCATCAGACGTTCGCTCGCCGGTTCCTCGGTGACGGCTTCGCGTGGCTCGCCGGCCAGCTGCTCGACGCGCGGCTGTATGACTACCAGTGCGGTGCGAAAGCCATCGACGCAGCCGCCTGGAACCGGGTCCGTGACCACCTATACGAGCCCGGCTTCGCGTGGGACGTCGAACTGATCGCTATCACCGCGGCGCTGGACTTGCGTATTGAGGAAGTCCCCATCGAGTGGGAGGACAAGCCCGGCTCGACGGTGTCGCCAATACGAACGTCGATAGACCTGCTCGAGGCGCTGTTGACGGCTCGCCACCGATCGAAGCAACTGCGCGATGATCGCCTTCATACGGCTCTGGCTGAGCATCTCGACGAACCAACCGCCCTTATCGAGAAGAACCGATGATAGACATCGAACAGCAGGTTCGACGCATCGTTCCCGACCGGTTCGAGTCACTTGTGTCGGGCGTTCGTTTCGGCCAGTTCGTCTCTGTCGGTGTTGTGGGTGCGATCAGCGACAATACGGTTCTCGCTGTGCTCGGTCTGGCTTTCGGTGTGAGCGACATGTGGGCGAAAGCCGCTGGCGTCGAAACGGCGATTCTCGTGATGTTTCTGGTCAACGAACATTGGACGTTCTCCAGTCAGGGTGCCACCGGTCGTCGTTCGTTCGCCAAGCGACTCGGGAAATCACACCTCGTCCGGTCCGGCGGCGTCGCGGTCCAGCTTGCTATCTACTGGCTGCTCACGCAGTGGTTGACGGTTGAGCTTCTCGTTGCCGGAACTGATCTGTGGTTCATTGCCGCGAGCCCACTCGCCATTGGCGTTGCGATGCTGGTCAACTACGTCGCTGAGAGTATCTTCACTTGGCAGGTCCATGCGGACGAGTGACCATAGCGCGTTACTAACTCACGGACGGCACTCGAATCACAACCCTTAATGAGGGGACCGGACTACGAGATAGTAGCGGGATGGGATAGCCAGGAGATTCCGGCGGGCTCATAACCCGCAGATCGGTAGTTCAAATCTACCTCCCGCTATCATTTTGCCGAACTCACTCTTCCAGTGAGGCATTTCACCGTCGAACGACGCTGCATTCGACAATTATAGCTGAGAAGAATTGAACGAGAGAACACCGAGTGATAGCGAGGTGTTCGCGTTGTTCAAATCTACCTCATGGGACATTTCTCGCGTTGTAGACTGCTTTCAGCCTGTTCACCGCTATTGCTCATTGCTATGGAGGTACCCCTCTTTGGCCGCCGTCAGTATCCGGTACAGCGTGGCAACCAGCGCAACAACGAGGAACACGCCAAGGACCTGTGCAGGCGTGTTTTGCGTCTCGAATGCCCATGGGAGCGACAGCGCTACAAACCGAACGGAGACGATGAGTCCGGCGAAGGTCGTAACGGCGACCAACAGATACCGGGCAACACACTGAAATGGGCCGCCGCGGTCCATCGTCTCGAGCCCGTGTCGCTGTACCATCGCTCCTTCCAGTGCCAGCCAGAGCGCTAGCAGTGCGGCCACACCGAATCCGACGGTTCCGAGTGGGTCCGGAAGCGCGAGCTCCGTTAGCCCGCCGATAATCCTGCTCGCACCGACGAGCAACCCGAGCGTCAGCGGCCCAAGCAGTACAAGCGAACTGAACACGGCGGCGAAATCCCCTGCAAGGGATCGAATGGAGGGAGACACAGCAGCTAGTGTCGATTCAATCTTTTGTAAGCCTACTGGTAACTGCTGGTGGCCCGCTTTCAAATCGCTACGGAAACCGTATCAATAGCCGTCTTAGTCGTCGCCGTGCTCGTCGACGATGGTGACCTCGCCGTCGATGACCTGGACGTTGATCAGCGTCTTCGCGTCGTACCCCGCTTCGTCGAGCTTGTTGGTCCCGTCAGCTTTCTTGATGACACAGACGATGTCGCGGATGTCCGCGCCGATGTCTTCGAGCGCGCCCGTGAGTCCGGCCAGCGTCCCGCCGGTCGAGAGCACGTCGTCGAGGACGAGCACCTGGTCGCCCTCGTACACGTCGTTGACGTACATCTCGCTCTCGGAGTAGCCAGTCACCTGAGACAGCGACACTTCCCCGTCGAGCCCGTACTGACGCTTGCGGACGACGACAAGGGGGATATCGGTCATCAGCGAGACGGCTGTGGAAATGTGGATACCCATCGCCGCCGGTGTGACGATCTTGTCGACGTCGTCGAGCTCTGCCTTTCGAATGATCTTGATGACGATTTCGCGCAGAAGTTCTGGTCGAAGCATCGGCACCCCGTCGCTGATGGGGTGAACGAAGTAGTGATAGCCTTCCTTCTCGATAATTGGCGCCTCGAGTAGGGACTTCTTGAGTCGGTCCATGCTGGCGGTACTACAAGCCCGTACTAAAATTCTCCGTCACCGACTCAGTAGAGCGCCAGCAACTCACCGAGTGCTCGCATCATCGGGAGGAGGTGCGCATCACCCAGCGCATAGTACTCGACGGTCGTCAGCAGTAGAAACACAGCCGCCACACCCGTTGCAGCCCCGAGAAGCACTGCCCCTGCCTGCCCAGCCACTCCTTTCGAGCGACCACACAGTGCCCAGATACCGAGTGGAACAGCGCTCCCAAGCGCGAGCAGCGCGTGCAACTGGAACGCTTCGCCGATGCCGTTTACCGTCAGCGCGACGAACATCATGGTCATTTGCCCGCCGATCAACACTGTTCCCGCAACTGTCCAGAGGAATATGTGCCAGTGATTCGCGAGGCTCTGGCGTACCACTGGGGGCCGCACGAGCAGATACACACCGAGTGGATAGAGCGGGAACAGATACCGGGCGGTCACCTGTGCGTGCAGTGGCAAGCGACTGTTGTACAGCAGGACGATGCCGACGAACGCCGTTATTGCGAACGCGTCTGTGACACGGTCGGCACTGAGTGTCCGGCCAGCCATCGACGATGGCAAACGCAGCCGTCGGACGACTGGGAGCGCTCCAAGCATGGCGACAAGCACTGGCGCGGATTCCAGAAGTGAGAGGTTGACGGATTCTTCGCCGGCGTTGTCCAGTGCGCTGGTCGCGCTTCCCGACCGGACGAACGCGTGATACACGTCGGCTGGCTGCTGGTGGAGCGTTTCGAGTCCCGAAACGAGTTCCCTACCGAGCAGCAACAGTGGCTGTATCCCGCTTTCGATGGTCCCGAGTAGAGGTTCCAGTAGCCTGAGCGCTCCTCCGGACTCGCCACCCCCGGAACTACCCCCGCTCCCGCCGGTACTGCTTGCAGCATCGTTACCCAGGGTACCGCCGCCGGAAACCAGTCTTGGCGGCTTAATCGGGGAGCCGGAGATGGCGATATTAGTGATAATGAACGGCAGCAGGGAAAGGGCGAAGACGAAACCGATACGAGCGAGCGTTCGTGGGCTGTTGTCCGGGGCTGTCGGGATATCGACCAGCGCCAGGGCGACACAGAGCAGGAGCGCTTCCGGAGCGTGTATCCACGCATATAGTCCCACCAGCGCGTAGGCGAGTGCGCGGAAGGTCTGCCGCTGCGTGATAACCGCCCCGTCCGCTGGCTTCCGGCTCCGATAGAGGCAGTACGCGATGCAGATGACCACCGTCCCGGTGATGGCGTGGCGCTTCGGTACCGACGCCCAGAAGGCCAGTGGCGTCCCGGCTGTGAGCAACACGACGCTCAGGAGCCCCAGCCGACGCGTTTGCATCCGGCTGAGGAGTCGGTAGAGAACCACCAGCGTGAACGCCGCGATGAGGAGATGGGTCAGTTGCAGCGCGTACAGATGGATTCGACCGGCATCGAGTGGCTGCGCCAGCGCCACGTTCAGCCCGAACAGTCCCAGGACGGCGGCGGTGCCGCCGTAGAGGACCCAGTCACCGTCGGTGTAGTAACTGCACTGAACCACCAGCGCTAACAGCGCGAGCGACCAGAGCGCAACCAGCGCAATGCGGAGTTCGACGATGGCGGTGAGCAGGTCAAGCATGAGCACGAGCGGCAGCGAGAGGACGATGACGCCGTAGTTGCGTGCGTACCACTGGCCGCCGTATCTGCTCGCCCCCGGCGTGTCTAGTCCGGGGCCGTAGGCAGCTTCAGTCATCGCTATCTGTCCGTTCGAGAGGCTGTACAGCCCATTCGCCAGCGTGTAGGAATCGTTTATCAGGAACGCCGTCCGCCACAGCAGCCCGAACAACACGACCGTCGCGAGAAATACGGTCAGGCCGAGCCGATCGCCAAACAGCACCGAATACGCCGTCTCACGGGTGTTCGACAATACAGGCGTCCGCCGTCGGAGACGCCCGACGAACTCCGTCGCCGTCATTCGACCACCGATATCGTGACGTTGCGCGCCGCCACTACGCCGTGGCCTGCCCCGTCGCGCTTGCTCACCGTCACTGTGCCGTTGTACTGCTTGCGTTCTATCTCCCCGTCGGTGAACGTATCGGACGCCAGCGTCAGCGTGTACGTGCCTCCGGTCGAGTCATCCAGAAAATGATTCGTTGTCCGCGTATAGCCCAGTTCCTCGATTGTGAGTTCGTAGACGAGCGTTGGCCGTCCGGTACGATTCGCGAAGTGTACGCGGACCGGCGGTGCATTGAGGTAGTAGCTTGCCGCGCCGTAGGATCCCTTTTCAAGCGTTACGTCTTCCGGCATTTCAACAGCTGAAACTGTGACATTGCCCGTTTCAAGTGCGACCGGCTCTGGTTCCGTCGCCAGTGTCACGCCGGGAACCAGCGGGCCAGAAAGCAGTGTAACGCCGAGGATTATGGCGACCACACTGGTGATAACGGCCCGCGTTCTTTCCATTGTTACCAGTTACTAGATATCTGGCGATAAAAGTGTCGTGGAGAGAGTACCGGACTTCTCAGTCAAAAAATAAAACGTGAAGCTGGATTACGCTTCGGGACCAGAGTCTTGTGCAAGCGTTGCAGAGGAGTCGCCTTCCTGAGTTTCATAGACAACTCTGAGGTCGTATGCGTCCGACACAGCGACGTTCATTGATGTGCCTGCCGACACTTCAGTTGCTCCTATCGTCTTACTGTTTCCGAATGTTTGTTCTCCGGTTGTAGTTGAATCAAGATCATAATCACCAGAACTCATACCATTTGAAGACCCATCAATAATATTACTTCCGCGCACATACAGTTCGTTCCCGCTAATAGTATCCCCACCGTCGTGAGTTATCGTTACAACACCGTAGTCAGGATTTCCGACGCTCTCATCGAAGTCCCATGAGAAGCTAGCCTGTGGAGTTGCCTGCTGCGCTTGGTCACCGAGACCAAGCACAAAGGAGGCGATTACTGCGGCCAGAATGACCGTGATTGCGACCATCAGGATGACCCCGATGACCGGCGACACAGCGTCGTCGTCGTGGATGAGTTGTTTGATATCCATGGTTTGCTCGACGCACACCGCGAGTGTGACCCGAGTAGGAACCCCCTATAGATCGAAGGATTTCCTTACCGGCTCGCGGGGTGTGCTGATTCAAGCACATGGGAGGGACCCACTTATACTCACAATACGTTTTAGCCGTTCAACGTTGCCTTGAAAGCCTTCAAGGCTGGCTGTACCGCCAGAATTCGATACAGCGGCATTTCGATAGTTTAGCGGCAAACGAAACGGTACAAGCCGTGAAACAAACTGTGTGCTTCAGTCGTCGGGCTCGGCTTCCTGTGCCACATACTCGGTCAGTGTCATCTCACGACCGGCGTAGGTATGATAGCCCGCGGAGATACTGAGTACAACCGCGATCAGCGTGGCCCAGACCAGCGGCGGAATTGCCGTGAAGGGATAGACGCCAACCCAGAGGATTGTTACGATTGCTAGACTGACCGCGCCGAGCGAGAGGTAGTACTCGCGCCAGGGGAACTCGCTTCCCGGCACGATTTCGAGATAGACAGTGAGTTCTTCCGTGTGTGCAGTCTTGGAAATCGTCCCGTTCTCGTCGTCGTAGTCGATGATACCCGTCTCATCCATCCGCGGGAGATGTGACTGCTGTAACGTGGTGTACACGCGCTTCCGTTGCGCGCTCGTGACTGCGGTGTTCGGGCAGTCGTACTCCTGTGCTGCGACGTGTGATGCAAGGTCGCCGAGCTGTACCGGCCCGTCGTGTTCCCGTAGATACTGAAGCGTGTACCGACGCCGTTCGTTCTGCAGAACGTCGAATATCTCGCCTTTTGAAAGGTCATCGTCCGCAGCGGAGTCCGACCGTTCTACCTGCTTGCTCATGTCATACTCTCCAATTACCCCCACCCATCGCAGGGAATACAGCGAACATCAGGGCGTTCATCGGTTATAAACTCATGGGTTTTGGTGCCGGAAAAAACGAGATGTTGCGAGTTTATGCGCTCGGTCCGGATGCGGTAGCGAGCGTCGCGGAGTTGTCACCAGTAGCCGACTGGTAGACTAGGTTGATAGTGAAACTTTCCGTATCAACCCCGACGGTGACGCTATTACCTGCGACGACCTTACTATTACTCCCGCTGG includes the following:
- a CDS encoding glycosyltransferase; this encodes MSRSVGVVLPAYRPDMDQLGTYIAAIDDALAPQTIVVELDAPRDGVPAQLRSLPAEVHTVPYRRGKGAAITAGFERLETDVLAFVDADGSTPVRSLERILDPVTDGQTDLAVGSRRHPDATVATHQTFARRFLGDGFAWLAGQLLDARLYDYQCGAKAIDAAAWNRVRDHLYEPGFAWDVELIAITAALDLRIEEVPIEWEDKPGSTVSPIRTSIDLLEALLTARHRSKQLRDDRLHTALAEHLDEPTALIEKNR
- a CDS encoding GtrA family protein, which produces MIDIEQQVRRIVPDRFESLVSGVRFGQFVSVGVVGAISDNTVLAVLGLAFGVSDMWAKAAGVETAILVMFLVNEHWTFSSQGATGRRSFAKRLGKSHLVRSGGVAVQLAIYWLLTQWLTVELLVAGTDLWFIAASPLAIGVAMLVNYVAESIFTWQVHADE
- a CDS encoding type IV pilin N-terminal domain-containing protein, giving the protein MDIKQLIHDDDAVSPVIGVILMVAITVILAAVIASFVLGLGDQAQQATPQASFSWDFDESVGNPDYGVVTITHDGGDTISGNELYVRGSNIIDGSSNGMSSGDYDLDSTTTGEQTFGNSKTIGATEVSAGTSMNVAVSDAYDLRVVYETQEGDSSATLAQDSGPEA
- a CDS encoding RNA-protein complex protein Nop10, translated to MKSDIHVCAIWESEHDRPVYTLDDTCPECGAGAVNSAPAPFSPEDSYGEYRRSLKRRSRE
- a CDS encoding 30S ribosomal protein S27e; the protein is MAGSFITVECPDCENEQSLFEKAASEVSCAVCGHTIARPTGGKADIEGEVTAVVEAR
- the hpt gene encoding hypoxanthine/guanine phosphoribosyltransferase; the encoded protein is MDRLKKSLLEAPIIEKEGYHYFVHPISDGVPMLRPELLREIVIKIIRKAELDDVDKIVTPAAMGIHISTAVSLMTDIPLVVVRKRQYGLDGEVSLSQVTGYSESEMYVNDVYEGDQVLVLDDVLSTGGTLAGLTGALEDIGADIRDIVCVIKKADGTNKLDEAGYDAKTLINVQVIDGEVTIVDEHGDD
- a CDS encoding 50S ribosomal protein L44e, with translation MQMPRRFNTYCPHCNEHQEHEVEKVRSGRQTGMKWIDRQRERNSGIGNDGKFSKVPGGDKPTKKTDLKYRCGECGKAHLREGWRAGRLEFQE
- a CDS encoding proteasome assembly chaperone family protein translates to MDEFDIERVADPDLNEPVLVEGLPGVGHVGKLAAEHLLEELESELVRRVYSTHFPPQVSIDDGQAQLACAEFHAVTPDEGQDLLVLSGDHQAQDNQGHYGLTDTFLDIADEFGVQRVFALGGVPTGELIEEYDVLGATTTEDFKETLEDAGVAFREDEPAGGIVGVSGLLLGLSKRRDVPASCLMGETSGYLVDPKSAQAVLEILQEVIGFEVDYSSLEDRADEMEEVVRKIQEMEQQNSPSPADEDLRYIG
- a CDS encoding translation initiation factor IF-2 subunit alpha, with translation MKYSGWPEPGELVVGKIDEIEDFGVFVDLDEYEGKRGLCHISEVASGWIKNVRDHVNEGQTVVAKVLDVDESAQQIDLSIKDVNDHQRKEKIQEWKNEQKADNWMELAFGEDLDDETYAAIANELLAEFGSMYDGFESAAIHGKDALEDVDLSEEEIDAIVQTARNNVSVPYVQVTGYVDLSCPESDGVDIIKEALQAAEGNGKIPEEIELEVTYVGSPEYRVQVQAPDYKTAEDALEESADRAATVVEQHGGSGQFHRERSEDDE
- a CDS encoding HAH_0734 family protein — encoded protein: MKKLIIHGDPGLRKGGRIEYEDEEYEVFSVSRQGDWHGPDRPQLWCTIGSEDEEETFKRQEYIPMHLDTDDIEAEAVTVHRERAPPNAES
- a CDS encoding DUF2298 domain-containing protein gives rise to the protein MEYGLLAIWLALYLLLLYAGGTVARLLFPRFADHGLAFGVPVAVSILWLITYFLGRLSLTLGIWLGVAVLAVSTLAVWRSDSGPNARMYAETAGVFTVAFLFVVGIRALDPAIVPIGGEKFLDFGLLQSLVRADSLPLEDMWFAGESVAYYYGGHLIAAILTRITGTAGQFAYNLALAGFYATLVTAAYGLAGAVASERGLPRQLAAGLTAFCVGIASNLSTPARFVVWLLPGGLRQTVAERAGYELKGLAAGPDSFSYWDASRVIEDTASDFGTYEPGAALVIDEFPLFSWLNGDMHAHMMSTGFLLLAAALCFSYYQTPAAERRRRLALLFGALPAIAGIMAVTNTWSFPSMGGLALLTVTVAPADPTTLLPDAIGQRLRLNGPGQEGIRIGMGLAVAGGVLALGLLWSLPFWLGPASGREIAVLPDRTSLLELLAVHGLFVVPFWLYLYAQTGRAVGRSTARIVGLVTVGTAALAATLDIAAVGLLTPLLVGAWLFARSPTLDRTVDAVPALADGGDRPVGFEAVLILAGAGLVFLVEFVFVRENIGRMNTVFKTYMQVWVLWGAAAGPVLAWLLTRWRPTGDRARAWAGIGVRAFVALLVCSASLYGVFALSNHVAAADDPTLDGLAYLDDDHPEEAEAIRWLDATTEGRPTIVTAAPADYEWNANEGKGASAPSSLTGLPTVAGWTHEAQYRNDTVYNRRVDDVETIYTGDATEQRRLLEAYDVRYVYVGPAERARYGEVTVDQLQGVTVAKRTDGVTIYQVRPKYF